GGAAATGAAACGACATCTTGATAAATTTCAATATTTGTCTGTTCTATCTTTAGAGACTCATTAACTTGCTTCACTTTATTTTTTTCAGATAAGATAGTTACTCCAGCTAATATAAGTACAATGAACAAACCTAGACATAATATGAGCATCGTCGTCTTTTGTTTTTCTTTATGAGGATTCATATTTAAGTTCTCCAATCTTTTCTGTTAGTTCTTGTTCATCAAACTCACCAACTATTCTTGTTTCTTCAATTCCTTTCTTAAAAAAAATAATAGTTGGATAAAGAGAAATTTTCAAATTATTAATCAGTTTTTCTTGTTGTTTTTCTTTATTTGAAGTTATTGATAGTACCTGGAGCTTTTTTTCTTTTGCCAGTTTGTTGACAAGAGGTTCAACATTTTCACAGTGTATACAGCCATCTTTTTTTACAAAAAGGATAAAGTCAGCCTTTTGTTTAGCTTTTGAAAGGATCTCTTTATAGGTAACCATGTTATAGTTTTTTTGAGTTTGTTTTGTAATATTGCTAAAAGAAAAATAAAGTCCTGTAATTCCCAGCGCAATGAAAATTGAAAACAAAATTTTTTTTTTCATTAGTTTCTCCTTTACTTTTTAAATGTATCCATATTTATCTCTGTATGACAATACTGTATAAGTTCTGGATCATGGGTAATAAAAATTTTAATACCTGATAACTGGACTAAATAATTTATAAGCTTTGGTTTGTGCTCCTTATCTAATCCATTTGTTATTTCATCAAATATATAAATTTTTTTTTCTTCAATAGTAGCTCTAGCAATTTTTATAAGTTGTTTCTGGCCTAAGCTTAAATTCACTCCGCCATGACCTATAGGTGTGTTATATCCTTGTTGAAGATTTTCTATGAAGTTACTTAAACCAATTTTCTTTGATATTATTTCTAATTTTTTACTATTAATATTCCGTCCTAAGTTGATA
The DNA window shown above is from Enterococcus sp. 4G2_DIV0659 and carries:
- a CDS encoding thioredoxin family protein, which gives rise to MKKKILFSIFIALGITGLYFSFSNITKQTQKNYNMVTYKEILSKAKQKADFILFVKKDGCIHCENVEPLVNKLAKEKKLQVLSITSNKEKQQEKLINNLKISLYPTIIFFKKGIEETRIVGEFDEQELTEKIGELKYESS